A part of Rhinatrema bivittatum chromosome 16, aRhiBiv1.1, whole genome shotgun sequence genomic DNA contains:
- the MRPL24 gene encoding 39S ribosomal protein L24, mitochondrial: MRLTMLLAMAAMPKLPPDYRYGMSRPWTMAAQKRNPPGKKRRKIFVEPLSKEDWQVYRGDTVEILAGKDMGKQGKIVQIIRARNWVVLEGLNTHYRYIGRSGDYRGTYIASEAPLLLSQISLIDPTDRKPTEVEWRYTEEGERVRVSTRTGRIIPKPMYQRRDGIIPEQWQDGPKDTSVDDALEMTYKPSLKTFEEEIMERMGIVEARRARKSYWY, translated from the exons ATGCGTCTTACCATGCTCCTTGCCATGGCTGCTATGCCCAAGCTGCCTCCAGATTATCGATATGGCATGAGCCGGCCCTGGACCATGGCGGCTCAGAAAAGAAACCCACCTGGAAAGAAACGCAGAAAAATATTTGTGGAGCCCCTAAGCAAGGAAGACTGGCAGGTGTACCGTGGCGATACA gtggaaATCCTGGCTGGGAAAGACATGGGAAAACAAGGGAAGATCGTCCAGATTATCCGTGCCCGCAACTGGGTGGTTCTAGAGGGCCTGAATACG CATTATCGTTACATTGGTAGATCCGGGGATTATAGAGGGACGTACATTGCCAGTGAAGCCCCGCTGCTCCTCAGCCAGATTTCTCTGATTGATCCCACGGACAG GAAACCCACGGAGGTGGAATGGCGCTACACGGAGGAGGGCGAGAGAGTGAGGGTGTCGACGCGGACCGGCCGGATCATCCCGAAACCCATGTACCAGCGGCGGGATGGAATCATCCCTGAGCAATGGCAAG atggtCCGAAAGACACCTCTGTAGATGATGCCTTAGAGATGACCTACAAGCCGTCCTTAAAAACCTTTGAAGAGGAAATCATGGAGAGAATGGGGATCGTGGAAGCCCGCAGAGCGAGGAAGTCGTACTGGTATTGA
- the RRNAD1 gene encoding protein RRNAD1 isoform X1: MSSFSSRPFSLEQQKQLALNITRVLSIYGYITDSYIIEFFTDGLWGTLPQSWQMALNDLPSTQLANLLLETRNTISYRSVWPLSLLAFKVTAHTLAFPRAAREDVVAAAPEAGRPEEFRRNRCQSSMLDPLLRRHVRPKKQHEIRRLGELVKKLSDVTGCDRIVDVGSGQGHLSRFLAFGFGLSVTAVEADEHLVAMATKFDQQLGGILRKEKGTASECLDGDSSRSPALRMPRHILGWVDPRASWEEFLLQLCEDRTDQKCPVAVSGLSQLAGTGSTAQQNLAPCSGASAENAEKEAPALSMETSGGEAHGKTAAELSEDESEGSRRLSSSNQENRDQNFYSCPNISRNSGCCQSCGCHRAKPPRPPGPLNSADAHGFSAESRFVLTGLHACGDLSVAMLRHFARCPNIVGITSVACCYMKITTPEPPAPPGGPGPHRLPEPAPAVEPSYPMSAWVAQLPGHRLSYKAREVACHAIEDYAERLRGEGPALHAHCFRAVLETVIRGLDPSKKRLGIQTIKKAYQLSFEEYARRGLARAGLDPGVPLDEAALQSMLSQRRNVVAFFSLALLLAPLVETLLLLDRMIFLQERGFQCELLPLFHPTFSPRNLVLVAAKPSSTTLPADEPGKTKQSDKSRTGACSM, encoded by the exons ATGTCGAGCTTCTCTTCTCGGCCTTTCTCCCtggagcagcagaagcagctgGCACTGAATATTACCCGGGTCCTTTCTATCTATGGTTACATCACAGACTCTTATATTATT GAGTTTTTTACAGATGGTCTCTGGGGAACTCTACCCCAGTCCTGGCAGATGGCGCTGAACGATCTCCCCTCCACTCAGTTGGCTAACTTGCTGCTGGAAACCAGAAACACAATCAG CTACAGGTCAGTGTGGCCCCTCTCCTTGCTGGCGTTCAAGGTCACAGCGCACACGCTGGCTTTCCCCCGAGCAGCCCGGGAAGATGTGGTGGCCGCCGCGCCGGAAGCTGGCCGGCCCGAAGAGTTCCGCCGCAATCGCTGCCAGAGCTCCATGCTCGACCCCCTCCTCCGGAGGCACGTGAGGCCAAAGAAACAGCACGAGATCCGGCGGCTGGGGGAG CTGGTAAAGAAGCTGAGTGATGTCACAGGCTGCGACCGCATTGTGGACGTTGGATCTGGCCAG GGCCATCTCTCCCGGTTCCTGGCCTTCGGCTTCGGTTTGTCCGTTACAGCTGTGGAGGCGGATGAGCATCTGGTCGCCATGGCCACCAAGTTCGACCAGCAGCTGGGCGGCATCTTACGGAAAGAGAAGGGGACGGCCTCGGAG TGCCTTGATGGCGACAGCAGTCGTAGCCCTGCCCTACGGATGCCAAGACACATTTTGGGATGGGTGGACCCCAGAGCATCGTGGGAAGAATTCCTCCTCCAGTTATGCGAGGACCGAACTGACCAGAAATGTCCAGTGGCAGTAAGTGGCCTGTCCCAGCTAGCCGGGACGGGCTCTACAGCCCAGCAGAATCTCGCTCCTTGCAGTGGGGCCTCTGCTGAAAATGCGGAGAAGGAAGCGCCAGCACTATCCATGGAAACCTCAGGAGGTGAAGCTCATGGTAAAACAGCAGCAGAGCTTTCAGAAGATGAAAGTGAGGGAAGCAGACGATTGAGTTCTTCAAACCAGGAAAATAGGGATCAGAATTTTTACAGCTGCCCAAACATTTCTAGAAATTCAGGCTGTTGCCAATCCTGTGGCTGTCACCGTGCAAAGCCGCCACGCCCACCAGGACCTCTGAACTCTGCCGATGCACATGGTTTTTCCGCCGAGAGCAGATTTGTGTTAACAGGGCTTCACGCCTGTGGTGACCTCAGCGTGGCCATGCTCCGGCACTTTGCCAGGTGTCCCAACATCGTGGGCATCACCTCCGTTGCCTGCTGCTACATGAAGATCACCACCCCAGAGCCACCGGCTCCGCCTGGAGGTCCAGGTCCCCATCGCCTTCCCGAGCCTGCCCCAGCCGTGGAGCCCAGCTACCCCATGAGCGCCTGGGTGGCTCAGCTCCCCGGCCATCGGCTCTCTTACAAAGCACGCGAAGTGGCCTGCCATGCGATTGAGGACTACGCCGAGCGCCTGCGGGGCGAGGGTCCGGCCCTACACGCGCATTGCTTTCGAGCTGTCCTAGAGACGGTGATCAGGGGATTAGACCCATCCAAGAAGCGACTTGGGATCCAGACCATAAAAAAGGCATATCAACTTTCCTTTGAGGA GTACGCGCGTCGGGGGCTGGCGCGAGCAGGATTGGACCCTGGCGTCCCTCTGGACGAGGCTGCGCTGCAGTCCATGCTGTCCCAGCGACGGAACGTGGTGGCGTTTTTCAGCCTGGCCCTGCTGCTGGCGCCCTTAGTGGAAACGCTCCTTCTGCTGGACAGGATGATATTCCTGCAGGAGAGAG GGTTTCAGTGTGAACTGCTTCCCCTCTTTCACCCCACGTTCTCCCCCAGGAATCTGGTGTTAGTAGCTGCCAaaccctcctccaccactctgCCTGCAGATGAGCCTGGCAAAACCAA GCAATCAGACAAGAGCCGGACCGGCGCCTGCTCCATGTAA
- the RRNAD1 gene encoding protein RRNAD1 isoform X4 produces the protein MSSFSSRPFSLEQQKQLALNITRVLSIYGYITDSYIIEFFTDGLWGTLPQSWQMALNDLPSTQLANLLLETRNTISYRSVWPLSLLAFKVTAHTLAFPRAAREDVVAAAPEAGRPEEFRRNRCQSSMLDPLLRRHVRPKKQHEIRRLGELVKKLSDVTGCDRIVDVGSGQGHLSRFLAFGFGLSVTAVEADEHLVAMATKFDQQLGGILRKEKGTASECLDGDSSRSPALRMPRHILGWVDPRASWEEFLLQLCEDRTDQKCPVAVSGLSQLAGTGSTAQQNLAPCSGASAENAEKEAPALSMETSGGEAHGKTAAELSEDESEGSRRLSSSNQENRDQNFYSCPNISRNSGCCQSCGCHRAKPPRPPGPLNSADAHGFSAESRFVLTGLHACGDLSVAMLRHFARCPNIVGITSVACCYMKITTPEPPAPPGGPGPHRLPEPAPAVEPSYPMSAWVAQLPGHRLSYKAREVACHAIEDYAERLRGEGPALHAHCFRAVLETVIRGLDPSKKRLGIQTIKKAYQLSFEEVSV, from the exons ATGTCGAGCTTCTCTTCTCGGCCTTTCTCCCtggagcagcagaagcagctgGCACTGAATATTACCCGGGTCCTTTCTATCTATGGTTACATCACAGACTCTTATATTATT GAGTTTTTTACAGATGGTCTCTGGGGAACTCTACCCCAGTCCTGGCAGATGGCGCTGAACGATCTCCCCTCCACTCAGTTGGCTAACTTGCTGCTGGAAACCAGAAACACAATCAG CTACAGGTCAGTGTGGCCCCTCTCCTTGCTGGCGTTCAAGGTCACAGCGCACACGCTGGCTTTCCCCCGAGCAGCCCGGGAAGATGTGGTGGCCGCCGCGCCGGAAGCTGGCCGGCCCGAAGAGTTCCGCCGCAATCGCTGCCAGAGCTCCATGCTCGACCCCCTCCTCCGGAGGCACGTGAGGCCAAAGAAACAGCACGAGATCCGGCGGCTGGGGGAG CTGGTAAAGAAGCTGAGTGATGTCACAGGCTGCGACCGCATTGTGGACGTTGGATCTGGCCAG GGCCATCTCTCCCGGTTCCTGGCCTTCGGCTTCGGTTTGTCCGTTACAGCTGTGGAGGCGGATGAGCATCTGGTCGCCATGGCCACCAAGTTCGACCAGCAGCTGGGCGGCATCTTACGGAAAGAGAAGGGGACGGCCTCGGAG TGCCTTGATGGCGACAGCAGTCGTAGCCCTGCCCTACGGATGCCAAGACACATTTTGGGATGGGTGGACCCCAGAGCATCGTGGGAAGAATTCCTCCTCCAGTTATGCGAGGACCGAACTGACCAGAAATGTCCAGTGGCAGTAAGTGGCCTGTCCCAGCTAGCCGGGACGGGCTCTACAGCCCAGCAGAATCTCGCTCCTTGCAGTGGGGCCTCTGCTGAAAATGCGGAGAAGGAAGCGCCAGCACTATCCATGGAAACCTCAGGAGGTGAAGCTCATGGTAAAACAGCAGCAGAGCTTTCAGAAGATGAAAGTGAGGGAAGCAGACGATTGAGTTCTTCAAACCAGGAAAATAGGGATCAGAATTTTTACAGCTGCCCAAACATTTCTAGAAATTCAGGCTGTTGCCAATCCTGTGGCTGTCACCGTGCAAAGCCGCCACGCCCACCAGGACCTCTGAACTCTGCCGATGCACATGGTTTTTCCGCCGAGAGCAGATTTGTGTTAACAGGGCTTCACGCCTGTGGTGACCTCAGCGTGGCCATGCTCCGGCACTTTGCCAGGTGTCCCAACATCGTGGGCATCACCTCCGTTGCCTGCTGCTACATGAAGATCACCACCCCAGAGCCACCGGCTCCGCCTGGAGGTCCAGGTCCCCATCGCCTTCCCGAGCCTGCCCCAGCCGTGGAGCCCAGCTACCCCATGAGCGCCTGGGTGGCTCAGCTCCCCGGCCATCGGCTCTCTTACAAAGCACGCGAAGTGGCCTGCCATGCGATTGAGGACTACGCCGAGCGCCTGCGGGGCGAGGGTCCGGCCCTACACGCGCATTGCTTTCGAGCTGTCCTAGAGACGGTGATCAGGGGATTAGACCCATCCAAGAAGCGACTTGGGATCCAGACCATAAAAAAGGCATATCAACTTTCCTTTGAGGA GGTTTCAGTGTGA
- the RRNAD1 gene encoding protein RRNAD1 isoform X2 encodes MSSFSSRPFSLEQQKQLALNITRVLSIYGYITDSYIIEFFTDGLWGTLPQSWQMALNDLPSTQLANLLLETRNTIRSVWPLSLLAFKVTAHTLAFPRAAREDVVAAAPEAGRPEEFRRNRCQSSMLDPLLRRHVRPKKQHEIRRLGELVKKLSDVTGCDRIVDVGSGQGHLSRFLAFGFGLSVTAVEADEHLVAMATKFDQQLGGILRKEKGTASECLDGDSSRSPALRMPRHILGWVDPRASWEEFLLQLCEDRTDQKCPVAVSGLSQLAGTGSTAQQNLAPCSGASAENAEKEAPALSMETSGGEAHGKTAAELSEDESEGSRRLSSSNQENRDQNFYSCPNISRNSGCCQSCGCHRAKPPRPPGPLNSADAHGFSAESRFVLTGLHACGDLSVAMLRHFARCPNIVGITSVACCYMKITTPEPPAPPGGPGPHRLPEPAPAVEPSYPMSAWVAQLPGHRLSYKAREVACHAIEDYAERLRGEGPALHAHCFRAVLETVIRGLDPSKKRLGIQTIKKAYQLSFEEYARRGLARAGLDPGVPLDEAALQSMLSQRRNVVAFFSLALLLAPLVETLLLLDRMIFLQERGFQCELLPLFHPTFSPRNLVLVAAKPSSTTLPADEPGKTKQSDKSRTGACSM; translated from the exons ATGTCGAGCTTCTCTTCTCGGCCTTTCTCCCtggagcagcagaagcagctgGCACTGAATATTACCCGGGTCCTTTCTATCTATGGTTACATCACAGACTCTTATATTATT GAGTTTTTTACAGATGGTCTCTGGGGAACTCTACCCCAGTCCTGGCAGATGGCGCTGAACGATCTCCCCTCCACTCAGTTGGCTAACTTGCTGCTGGAAACCAGAAACACAATCAG GTCAGTGTGGCCCCTCTCCTTGCTGGCGTTCAAGGTCACAGCGCACACGCTGGCTTTCCCCCGAGCAGCCCGGGAAGATGTGGTGGCCGCCGCGCCGGAAGCTGGCCGGCCCGAAGAGTTCCGCCGCAATCGCTGCCAGAGCTCCATGCTCGACCCCCTCCTCCGGAGGCACGTGAGGCCAAAGAAACAGCACGAGATCCGGCGGCTGGGGGAG CTGGTAAAGAAGCTGAGTGATGTCACAGGCTGCGACCGCATTGTGGACGTTGGATCTGGCCAG GGCCATCTCTCCCGGTTCCTGGCCTTCGGCTTCGGTTTGTCCGTTACAGCTGTGGAGGCGGATGAGCATCTGGTCGCCATGGCCACCAAGTTCGACCAGCAGCTGGGCGGCATCTTACGGAAAGAGAAGGGGACGGCCTCGGAG TGCCTTGATGGCGACAGCAGTCGTAGCCCTGCCCTACGGATGCCAAGACACATTTTGGGATGGGTGGACCCCAGAGCATCGTGGGAAGAATTCCTCCTCCAGTTATGCGAGGACCGAACTGACCAGAAATGTCCAGTGGCAGTAAGTGGCCTGTCCCAGCTAGCCGGGACGGGCTCTACAGCCCAGCAGAATCTCGCTCCTTGCAGTGGGGCCTCTGCTGAAAATGCGGAGAAGGAAGCGCCAGCACTATCCATGGAAACCTCAGGAGGTGAAGCTCATGGTAAAACAGCAGCAGAGCTTTCAGAAGATGAAAGTGAGGGAAGCAGACGATTGAGTTCTTCAAACCAGGAAAATAGGGATCAGAATTTTTACAGCTGCCCAAACATTTCTAGAAATTCAGGCTGTTGCCAATCCTGTGGCTGTCACCGTGCAAAGCCGCCACGCCCACCAGGACCTCTGAACTCTGCCGATGCACATGGTTTTTCCGCCGAGAGCAGATTTGTGTTAACAGGGCTTCACGCCTGTGGTGACCTCAGCGTGGCCATGCTCCGGCACTTTGCCAGGTGTCCCAACATCGTGGGCATCACCTCCGTTGCCTGCTGCTACATGAAGATCACCACCCCAGAGCCACCGGCTCCGCCTGGAGGTCCAGGTCCCCATCGCCTTCCCGAGCCTGCCCCAGCCGTGGAGCCCAGCTACCCCATGAGCGCCTGGGTGGCTCAGCTCCCCGGCCATCGGCTCTCTTACAAAGCACGCGAAGTGGCCTGCCATGCGATTGAGGACTACGCCGAGCGCCTGCGGGGCGAGGGTCCGGCCCTACACGCGCATTGCTTTCGAGCTGTCCTAGAGACGGTGATCAGGGGATTAGACCCATCCAAGAAGCGACTTGGGATCCAGACCATAAAAAAGGCATATCAACTTTCCTTTGAGGA GTACGCGCGTCGGGGGCTGGCGCGAGCAGGATTGGACCCTGGCGTCCCTCTGGACGAGGCTGCGCTGCAGTCCATGCTGTCCCAGCGACGGAACGTGGTGGCGTTTTTCAGCCTGGCCCTGCTGCTGGCGCCCTTAGTGGAAACGCTCCTTCTGCTGGACAGGATGATATTCCTGCAGGAGAGAG GGTTTCAGTGTGAACTGCTTCCCCTCTTTCACCCCACGTTCTCCCCCAGGAATCTGGTGTTAGTAGCTGCCAaaccctcctccaccactctgCCTGCAGATGAGCCTGGCAAAACCAA GCAATCAGACAAGAGCCGGACCGGCGCCTGCTCCATGTAA
- the RRNAD1 gene encoding protein RRNAD1 isoform X3, giving the protein MALNDLPSTQLANLLLETRNTISYRSVWPLSLLAFKVTAHTLAFPRAAREDVVAAAPEAGRPEEFRRNRCQSSMLDPLLRRHVRPKKQHEIRRLGELVKKLSDVTGCDRIVDVGSGQGHLSRFLAFGFGLSVTAVEADEHLVAMATKFDQQLGGILRKEKGTASECLDGDSSRSPALRMPRHILGWVDPRASWEEFLLQLCEDRTDQKCPVAVSGLSQLAGTGSTAQQNLAPCSGASAENAEKEAPALSMETSGGEAHGKTAAELSEDESEGSRRLSSSNQENRDQNFYSCPNISRNSGCCQSCGCHRAKPPRPPGPLNSADAHGFSAESRFVLTGLHACGDLSVAMLRHFARCPNIVGITSVACCYMKITTPEPPAPPGGPGPHRLPEPAPAVEPSYPMSAWVAQLPGHRLSYKAREVACHAIEDYAERLRGEGPALHAHCFRAVLETVIRGLDPSKKRLGIQTIKKAYQLSFEEYARRGLARAGLDPGVPLDEAALQSMLSQRRNVVAFFSLALLLAPLVETLLLLDRMIFLQERGFQCELLPLFHPTFSPRNLVLVAAKPSSTTLPADEPGKTKQSDKSRTGACSM; this is encoded by the exons ATGGCGCTGAACGATCTCCCCTCCACTCAGTTGGCTAACTTGCTGCTGGAAACCAGAAACACAATCAG CTACAGGTCAGTGTGGCCCCTCTCCTTGCTGGCGTTCAAGGTCACAGCGCACACGCTGGCTTTCCCCCGAGCAGCCCGGGAAGATGTGGTGGCCGCCGCGCCGGAAGCTGGCCGGCCCGAAGAGTTCCGCCGCAATCGCTGCCAGAGCTCCATGCTCGACCCCCTCCTCCGGAGGCACGTGAGGCCAAAGAAACAGCACGAGATCCGGCGGCTGGGGGAG CTGGTAAAGAAGCTGAGTGATGTCACAGGCTGCGACCGCATTGTGGACGTTGGATCTGGCCAG GGCCATCTCTCCCGGTTCCTGGCCTTCGGCTTCGGTTTGTCCGTTACAGCTGTGGAGGCGGATGAGCATCTGGTCGCCATGGCCACCAAGTTCGACCAGCAGCTGGGCGGCATCTTACGGAAAGAGAAGGGGACGGCCTCGGAG TGCCTTGATGGCGACAGCAGTCGTAGCCCTGCCCTACGGATGCCAAGACACATTTTGGGATGGGTGGACCCCAGAGCATCGTGGGAAGAATTCCTCCTCCAGTTATGCGAGGACCGAACTGACCAGAAATGTCCAGTGGCAGTAAGTGGCCTGTCCCAGCTAGCCGGGACGGGCTCTACAGCCCAGCAGAATCTCGCTCCTTGCAGTGGGGCCTCTGCTGAAAATGCGGAGAAGGAAGCGCCAGCACTATCCATGGAAACCTCAGGAGGTGAAGCTCATGGTAAAACAGCAGCAGAGCTTTCAGAAGATGAAAGTGAGGGAAGCAGACGATTGAGTTCTTCAAACCAGGAAAATAGGGATCAGAATTTTTACAGCTGCCCAAACATTTCTAGAAATTCAGGCTGTTGCCAATCCTGTGGCTGTCACCGTGCAAAGCCGCCACGCCCACCAGGACCTCTGAACTCTGCCGATGCACATGGTTTTTCCGCCGAGAGCAGATTTGTGTTAACAGGGCTTCACGCCTGTGGTGACCTCAGCGTGGCCATGCTCCGGCACTTTGCCAGGTGTCCCAACATCGTGGGCATCACCTCCGTTGCCTGCTGCTACATGAAGATCACCACCCCAGAGCCACCGGCTCCGCCTGGAGGTCCAGGTCCCCATCGCCTTCCCGAGCCTGCCCCAGCCGTGGAGCCCAGCTACCCCATGAGCGCCTGGGTGGCTCAGCTCCCCGGCCATCGGCTCTCTTACAAAGCACGCGAAGTGGCCTGCCATGCGATTGAGGACTACGCCGAGCGCCTGCGGGGCGAGGGTCCGGCCCTACACGCGCATTGCTTTCGAGCTGTCCTAGAGACGGTGATCAGGGGATTAGACCCATCCAAGAAGCGACTTGGGATCCAGACCATAAAAAAGGCATATCAACTTTCCTTTGAGGA GTACGCGCGTCGGGGGCTGGCGCGAGCAGGATTGGACCCTGGCGTCCCTCTGGACGAGGCTGCGCTGCAGTCCATGCTGTCCCAGCGACGGAACGTGGTGGCGTTTTTCAGCCTGGCCCTGCTGCTGGCGCCCTTAGTGGAAACGCTCCTTCTGCTGGACAGGATGATATTCCTGCAGGAGAGAG GGTTTCAGTGTGAACTGCTTCCCCTCTTTCACCCCACGTTCTCCCCCAGGAATCTGGTGTTAGTAGCTGCCAaaccctcctccaccactctgCCTGCAGATGAGCCTGGCAAAACCAA GCAATCAGACAAGAGCCGGACCGGCGCCTGCTCCATGTAA